One genomic segment of Candidatus Rokuibacteriota bacterium includes these proteins:
- a CDS encoding Trm112 family protein: protein MIDEELKAILACPACKGSLRFEETRIICPACRKAYPIREGIPVMLISEAEDWTPPQ, encoded by the coding sequence ATGATCGACGAAGAACTCAAGGCGATCCTGGCCTGCCCGGCCTGCAAGGGCAGCCTCCGCTTCGAAGAGACCCGCATCATCTGCCCCGCCTGCAGGAAGGCTTACCCCATCCGCGAGGGGATCCCGGTCATGCTGATCAGCGAGGCCGAGGACTGGACGCCGCCCCAGTAG
- a CDS encoding NAD-dependent epimerase/dehydratase family protein yields MKILVTGGAGFIGSHVVDRYVAEGHQVAVVDNLISGRREFVNPAARLYPMDIRSPRLAEVFEAERPGVVNHHAAQPDVRRSVTDPGLDASVNVLGSLNVLTCCRRFGVRRLIYASTGGAVYGDTAVLPTPEDHPTRPASPYGVSKLAAEHYLACGSALYGINTLVLRYANVYGPRQNPLGEAGVVAIFTYRLLRGEPAIVNGDGEQTRDYVYVGDVVEANLRALEQPEAAGVLNIGTGVETSVVQLFRSLQAAAGGRGEARHGPPKAGEQRRSVLDITLAKRLLGWTPRVTLEEGLRRTVEYFTKETAR; encoded by the coding sequence ATGAAGATCCTGGTCACCGGCGGCGCGGGCTTCATCGGCTCCCACGTGGTGGATCGCTACGTCGCCGAGGGCCACCAGGTCGCGGTGGTGGACAACCTGATCAGCGGGCGGCGCGAGTTCGTCAACCCGGCCGCGCGGCTGTACCCGATGGACATCCGCAGCCCGCGCCTCGCCGAGGTCTTCGAGGCCGAGCGCCCGGGCGTCGTGAACCACCACGCGGCCCAGCCCGATGTCCGGCGCTCCGTGACGGACCCCGGGCTCGACGCGAGCGTGAACGTCCTTGGATCGCTCAACGTGCTCACCTGCTGCCGCCGGTTCGGCGTGCGCCGGCTGATCTACGCCTCCACCGGCGGCGCCGTCTACGGCGACACCGCTGTGCTCCCGACGCCCGAGGACCACCCGACCCGTCCCGCATCCCCCTACGGCGTCTCCAAGCTGGCGGCGGAGCACTACCTCGCGTGCGGGAGCGCCCTCTACGGGATCAACACGCTCGTGCTCCGCTACGCCAACGTCTACGGCCCCCGGCAAAACCCGCTTGGCGAAGCCGGAGTCGTCGCCATCTTCACCTACCGACTCCTTCGCGGCGAGCCGGCCATCGTCAACGGCGACGGCGAACAGACGCGCGACTACGTCTACGTCGGGGACGTGGTCGAGGCCAACCTGCGCGCGCTCGAGCAGCCGGAGGCGGCGGGAGTTCTCAACATCGGTACCGGTGTCGAGACCTCGGTCGTCCAGCTCTTTCGGTCCCTCCAGGCGGCCGCCGGGGGCAGGGGCGAGGCCCGCCACGGCCCGCCCAAGGCCGGGGAGCAGCGACGGAGCGTCCTCGACATCACCCTCGCCAAGCGCCTGCTCGGCTGGACGCCCCGCGTGACGCTGGAGGAGGGCCTCCGCCGCACGGTTGAATACTTCACGAAGGAGACCGCGCGATGA